In Oryza brachyantha chromosome 1, ObraRS2, whole genome shotgun sequence, the following are encoded in one genomic region:
- the LOC102715063 gene encoding protein ROOT HAIR DEFECTIVE 3: MDACYSTQLIDGDGVFNVSGLENFMKEVKMAECGLSYAVVSIMGPQSSGKSTLLNHLFRTNFREMDAFKGRSQTTKGIWLAKAHNIEPCTLVMDLEGTDGRERGEDDTAFEKQSALFALAVSDIVLINMWCHDIGREQAANKPLLKTVFQVMMRLFSPRKTTLLFVIRDKSKTPLENLEPILREDIQKIWDGVPKPHAHKETPLSEFFNVEVVALSSYEEKEELFKEQVVSLRDRFQHSIAPGGLAGDRRGVVPASGFSFSSQQFWKVIKENKDLDLPAHKVMVATVRCEEIGNEKIASFTDDEEWQQFEEAVQNDYVPGFGKKISSLLDRCLSEYDMEAIYFDEGVRTSKRHQLESKLLQLVNPAYQNLLDHLRARTLEAFKESFDKSLETEGFAVAARDCTKVFLGKFDKGSEDAAIQQVKWDPSKIKDKLKRDIEAHVASVRAKKLSELCAKYEGQLTKALAEPVEALLDSASEETWPAIRKLLQRETKSAVSGFESAMASFELDEATQNELLSKLENHGRTVVESKAKEEAARVLIRMKDRFSTLFSRDADSMPRVWTGKEDIKAITKTARSASMKLLSTMAAIRLEEDSDNIENTLSLALVDTARPGTTDRSIQSFDPLASSSWERVPEEKTLITPVQCKSLWRQFKAETEYTVTQAIAAQEANKRNNNWLPPPWALAAMAILGFNEFMTLLKNPLYLGVIFVVFLVGKAMWVQLDIAKEFQNGFLPALLSLSTKFVPTIMNILKRLADEGQRPAAPERQREMELQPKSTRNGSHSNVTSAGSSSITSSESGPEYSSPIAH; the protein is encoded by the exons ATGGATGCCTGTTATTCAACACAGCTTATTGACGGAGATGGAGTATTCAATGTTTCTGGATTGGAGAACTTCATGAAGGAAGTTAAAATGGCTGAATGTGGGCTTTCATACGCTGTCGTGTCAATAATGGGTCCGCAAAGTAGTG GAAAGAGTACACTTTTAAATCATCTTTTCAGAACCAATTTTAGGGAAATGGATGCTTTTAAAGGAAG GTCGCAGACTACAAAAGGTATATGGTTGGCGAAGGCCCATAATATTGAACCATGTACCCTTGTGATGGATTTGGAAGGGACTGATGGccgagagaggggagag GATGACACAGCCTTTGAAAAACAAAGTGCATTGTTTGCTTTGGCTGTTTCAGATATTGTGTTGATCAATAT GTGGTGTCATGATATTGGTAGAGAACAGGCTGCCAACAAACCTCTTTTGAAGACTGTTTTCCAA GTCATGATGAGGTTGTTCAGTCCACGTAAAACAACATTGTTGTTTGTTATTCGTGACAAATCAAAG ACACCTTTGGAAAATCTTGAACCTATCCTAAGGGAAGATATTCAGAAG ATATGGGATGGTGTCCCTAAACCTCATGCTCACAAGGAAACTCCACTGAGTGAATTTTTCAAT GTTGAAGTTGTGGCCCTCTCCAGTTATGAGGAAAAGGAGGAGTTATTCAAAGAGCAG GTTGTCAGTTTAAGAGATAGGTTCCAACATTCTATTGCTCCTGGTGGACTTGCTGGAGATCGGCGGGGGGTCGTCCCAGCATCTGGTTTTTCTTTCAGTTCACAACAATTTTGGAAGGTCATTAAGGAGAATAAAGACCTTGATCTACCTGCACATAAA GTTATGGTCGCTACTGTACGCTGCGAGGAAATTGGTAACGAGAAAATTGCCAGTTTTACAGATGATGAG gaATGGCAACAATTTGAGGAGGCTGTTCAAAATGACTATGTGCCTGGGTTTGGGAAAAAGATCAGCAGCCTTCTTGACAGATGCTTATCAGA gTATGACATGGAGGCTATTTATTTTGATGAAGGTGTCAGAACTTCGAAAAGGCACCAACTTGAGTCTAAACTTTTGCAG CTTGTCAACCCTGCATACCAAAATCTTTTGGATCATTTACGGGCTAGAACTTTAGAAGCATTCAAGGAGTCCTTTGACAAGTCCCTAGAAACTGAGGGTTTTGCTGTTGCTGCTCGTGACTGTACTAAAGTTTTCTTGGGGAAGTTTGATAAAGGATCTGAAG ATGCTGCTATCCAGCAAGTGAAATGGGACCCGTCAAAAATTAAGGATAAGCTTAAGCGTGACATTGAGGCACATGTGGCATCAGTTCGTGCCAAAAAGCTATCTGAACTTTGTGCCAAATATGAG GGGCAACTTACCAAAGCATTGGCAGAACCAGTTGAAGCTCTTCTAGATTCAGCCAGTGAAGAAACCTGGCCAGCAATTAGGAAACTCCTTCAACGTGAGACAAAATCTGCTGTTTCAGGTTTTGAGTCTGCCATGGCATCTTTTGAACTTGATGAAGCGACTCAGAATGAATTGCTTTCAAAGCTGGAGAATCATGGAAGGACTGTTGTTGAATCAAAGGCAAAAGAGGAAGCTGCAAGGGTCTTGATTCGGATGAAGGATAG GTTCTCAACGCTATTCAGCCGTGATGCTGACTCAATGCCAAGAGTATGGACTGGGAAGGAGGACATAAAAGCCATTACTAAAACTGCTCGCTCAGCT TCTATGAAATTGCTTTCTACAATGGCTGCAATTCGATTGGAGGAGGACAGTGACAACATTGAGAACACACTGTCCCTTGCTCTAGTTGACACAGCAAGGCCAGGTACTACAGATAGGAGCATCCAATCGTTTGATCCACTTGCCTCCAGCTCGTGGGAAAGG GTTCCAGAGGAGAAGACTTTAATTACACCTGTCCAGTGCAAATCTTTGTGGAGACAATTCAAGGCTGAAACCGAATATACTGTTACTCAGGCCATAGCTGCTCAG GAAGCAAATAAGAGGAACAACAACTGGCTGCCACCTCCATGGGCACTTGCTGCAATGGCTATTCTTGGATTCAATGAGTTCATGACATTATTAAA GAATCCGCTTTACCTGGGTgtgatatttgttgttttcctTGTTGGAAAAGCCATGTGGGTACAGCTAGACATTGCCAAGGAGTTCCAAAATGGATTC CTTCCAGCCCTCCTTTCACTGTCCACAAAATTCGTTCCCACAATAATGAACATTCTGAAGAGATTAGCTGATGAGGGGCAGAGACCTGCTGCCCCAGAGAGGCAAAGAGAAATGGAACTCCAACCAAAATCCACAAGGAATGGTTCACACAGCAATGTGACATCGGCAGGGTCATCCAGCATAACCTCTTCGGAGAGTGGACCTGAATATTCAAGCCCGATAGCACACTGA